Proteins from one Mus pahari chromosome 10, PAHARI_EIJ_v1.1, whole genome shotgun sequence genomic window:
- the Il10ra gene encoding interleukin-10 receptor subunit alpha: protein MSSRLLPFLVTISSLSLEFIAHGTELPSPSHVWFEARFFQHILRWTPIPSQSESTYYEVALKQYGNSTWNDIHICRKAQALSCDLTTFTLDLYRRGYGYRARVRAVDSSQYSNWTTTKTRFTVDEVILTVDSVTLKVTDGIIYGTIHPPRPSITPAGDEYEQVFKDHRAYRVSIRKFSEQKNTTKTVNQERFTLTVPIGVRKFCVKVLPRVETRINKAEWSEEQCLLIMTEQSFTVTNLSILVISILLFCGVLVCLALQWYIRHPGKLPAALVFKKPHDFFLADPLCPETPDAIHILDLEAFPKVSPELRDSDLHGSTDSGFGSGKPSLQTEESQFLLPGSHPQIQGTLGKEEPPELRATCGDNTDSGICLQEPSLHSSLGPSWKQQLGYTHQDQDDSDVNLVQNSPGQPKYTLDASASSPVCLLEPKVPEEKDQIMVTFQGYQKQTRWQEEAADPAERLDEEIPLTDAFDPELGVHLQDDFAWPPPALAAGYLKQESQGMASAPPGTPSRQWNQLAEEWSLLDVVSCEDLSIESWRFAHKLAPLDCGSAPGSLLDSLGSNLVSLPLISSLQVEE from the exons ATGTCCTCGCGTTTGCTCCCATTCCTCGTCACGATCTCCAGCCTGAGCCTGGAATTCATTGCACACG GGACAGAGCTGCCAAGCCCTTCCCACGTGTGGTTTGAAGCCAGATTTTTCCAGCACATCCTCCGCTGGACGCCTATCCCAAGCCAGTCTGAGAGCACCTACTACGAAGTGGCCCTGAAGCA GTACGGAAACTCGACCTGGAATGACATCCACATCTGTAGAAAGGCTCAGGCGTTGTCCTGCGATCTCACAACGTTCACCCTGGATCTGTATCGCCGAGGCTATGGCTACCGGGCCAGAGTCCGGGCAGTGGACAGCAGTCAATACTCCAACTGGACCACCACCAAGACTCGCTTCACAGTAGACGAAG TGATTCTGACGGTGGATAGCGTGACCCTGAAAGTAACCGATGGCATCATCTACGGGACAATTCATCCCCCCAGGCCCTCGATAACCCCTGCAGGGGATGAGTACGAACAGGTCTTCAAGGATCACCGCGCTTACAGGGTTTCCATCCGGAAGTTCTCGGAACAGAAG AATACAACCAAGACAGTGAATCAGGAACGCTTCACCCTCACGGTCCCCATAGGGGTGCGAAAGTTTTGTGTCAAGGTGCTGCCCCGCGTGGAGACCCGAATCAACAAGGCAGAGTGGTCGGAGGAGCAGTGTTTACTTATCATGACGGAGCAGT CTTTCACTGTGACCAACCTCAGCATCTTAGTCATATCTATCCTGCTATTCTGTGGAGTCCTGGTCTGTCTGGCTCTCCAGTGGTACATCCGGCACCCGGGGAAGTTGCCTGCAGCCCTG gtCTTCAAGAAGCCTCATGACTTCTTCCTGGCCGACCCTCTCTGCCCAGAAACTCCCGATGCCATTCACATCCTGGACCTGGAGGCTTTCCCAAAGGTGTCACCAGAGCTGAGAGACTCAGACCTGCATGGCAGCACCGACAGTGGCTTTGGCAGTGGCAAACCATCACTTCAGACTGAAGAGTCCCAATTCCTCCTCCCTGGCTCCCACCCCCAGATACAGGGGACTCTGGGAAAAGAAGAGCCTCCAGAGCTACGGGCCACCTGTGGGGACAACACGGACAGTGGGATCTGCCTTCAGGAGCCCAGCTTACACTCCAGCCTGGGGCCCTCCTGGAAGCAGCAGCTTGGATATACCCATCAGGACCAGGATGACAGTGATGTTAACCTAGTTCAGAACTCTCCGGGGCAGCCTAAGTACACACTGGATGCCTCTGCCTCGAGCCCTGTCTGTCTCTTAGAGCCTAAAGTCCCTGAGGAGAAAGACCAAATCATGGTGACATTCCAGGGCTACCAGAAACAGACCAGatggcaggaggaggcagcagacCCAGCAGAACGCTTGGACGAAGAGATTCCCTTGACAGATGCCTTTGATCCTGAACTCGGGGTACACCTGCAGGATGATTTCGCTTGGCCTCCACCAGCTCTGGCCGCAGGTTATTTGAAACAGGAGTCTCAAGGGATGGCCTCTGCTCCACCAGGGACACCAAGTAGACAGTGGAATCAACTGGCCGAAGAGTGGTCACTCCTGGATGTGGTTAGCTGTGAAGACCTAAGCATAGAAAGTTGGAGGTTTGCCCATAAACTTGCCCCTCTGGACTGTGGGTCAGCCCCTGGTAGCCTCCTGGATAGCCTTGGCTCTAACCTGGTCAGCCTGCCGTTGATCTCCAGCCTGCAGGTAGAAGAATGA